From a single Couchioplanes caeruleus genomic region:
- a CDS encoding DUF885 domain-containing protein — MGQIDDLANRYVDEWAPLNPTGATFIGVPGHDHELDDLSPEGFAAQAELVRRTLAELDPIDPETEAENVAKDAMQERLGLDLARYESGDTASEINVISSAVHGLRMVFDLMPVQGEEALANIAARLGAFPRALQQYERTLLEEARRGNASARVQLLEVAEQCAAWTDPQRDNFFHNLADGLGAEGALLADLQRNAAAATAATAGFGQFLRTELAPYGRDKQAAGPERYARASQYFLGAKVDQEETYAWGFEELARLEREMRAVAAEIAGPGATVDRAVEVLDADPARRIPGKEAFRDWMQSVADKAVSELNGTHFEIPPAVRTVEACLAPTSDGGIYYTAPSEDFSRPGRMWWAVPEGQTEFSTWRETSTVYHEGVPGHHLQIGQTIQRADLLNRWQRLLCWCSGHGEGWALYAERLMDDLGYLADPGDRLGMLDNQALRATRVIVDIGMHLELEIPRDNPFGFHPGERWTPELGWEFLRQHCRMQEDVLRFEWKRYLGWPGQAPSYKVGERIWLQAREDAKARKGAAFNLKDFHRDALNLGSLGLDPLRKALARL; from the coding sequence GTGGGACAGATTGATGACCTCGCCAACCGCTACGTCGACGAATGGGCGCCGCTCAACCCGACCGGCGCCACCTTCATCGGGGTGCCCGGACACGACCACGAGCTGGACGACCTGTCGCCCGAGGGCTTCGCCGCCCAGGCCGAGCTCGTCCGCCGCACCCTCGCCGAGCTGGACCCGATCGACCCGGAGACCGAGGCCGAGAACGTCGCCAAGGACGCCATGCAGGAGCGGCTCGGCCTCGACCTGGCCCGCTACGAGTCCGGCGACACGGCCAGCGAGATCAACGTCATCTCCAGCGCGGTGCACGGCCTGCGGATGGTCTTCGACCTGATGCCGGTGCAGGGCGAGGAGGCGCTGGCCAACATCGCCGCCCGGCTCGGCGCGTTCCCCCGTGCCCTCCAGCAGTACGAGCGCACGCTGCTCGAGGAGGCCCGCCGCGGCAACGCCAGCGCGCGCGTCCAGCTGCTCGAGGTCGCCGAGCAGTGCGCCGCGTGGACGGACCCCCAGCGCGACAACTTCTTCCACAACCTCGCCGACGGGCTCGGTGCCGAGGGCGCGCTGCTGGCCGACCTGCAACGCAACGCGGCGGCGGCCACGGCGGCCACGGCGGGTTTCGGGCAGTTCCTGCGCACCGAGCTGGCGCCGTACGGGCGCGACAAGCAGGCGGCGGGACCCGAACGGTACGCCCGCGCCTCCCAGTACTTCCTCGGCGCGAAGGTCGACCAGGAGGAGACGTACGCCTGGGGCTTCGAGGAACTCGCCCGGCTGGAGCGCGAGATGCGCGCGGTCGCCGCCGAGATCGCGGGCCCCGGCGCCACGGTGGACCGCGCGGTGGAGGTGCTCGACGCCGACCCCGCCCGGCGGATCCCGGGCAAGGAGGCGTTCCGCGACTGGATGCAGTCCGTCGCCGACAAGGCGGTCAGCGAGCTCAACGGCACCCACTTCGAAATCCCCCCGGCGGTCCGCACCGTCGAGGCGTGCCTGGCCCCCACCAGCGACGGCGGCATCTACTACACCGCGCCGAGCGAGGACTTCAGCCGCCCGGGCCGCATGTGGTGGGCGGTCCCGGAGGGTCAGACCGAGTTCTCGACCTGGCGCGAGACGTCGACGGTCTACCACGAGGGCGTGCCCGGCCATCACCTCCAGATCGGCCAGACCATCCAGCGCGCCGACCTGCTCAACCGCTGGCAGCGGCTGCTCTGCTGGTGCTCCGGCCACGGCGAGGGCTGGGCCCTGTACGCCGAACGCCTCATGGACGACCTCGGCTACCTCGCCGACCCGGGCGACCGCCTCGGCATGCTCGACAACCAGGCCCTGCGCGCCACCCGCGTCATCGTCGACATCGGCATGCACCTCGAGCTGGAGATCCCCCGCGACAACCCGTTCGGCTTCCACCCGGGCGAACGCTGGACGCCGGAGCTGGGCTGGGAGTTCCTCCGCCAGCACTGCCGCATGCAGGAGGACGTGCTGCGCTTCGAGTGGAAGCGCTATCTGGGCTGGCCGGGCCAGGCGCCGTCGTACAAGGTGGGCGAGCGCATCTGGCTCCAGGCGCGCGAGGACGCCAAGGCCCGCAAGGGTGCGGCGTTCAACCTCAAGGACTTCCACCGGGATGCGCTGAACCTGGGATCGCTGGGCCTGGACCCGCTGCGCAAGGCCCTCGCCCGCCTCTGA
- the mtnA gene encoding S-methyl-5-thioribose-1-phosphate isomerase, which yields MRTIDWVDGAVELIDQTALPGELRILRVTSVADLVAAIRSLAVRGAPALGVAGAFGVVLAAREFADDPAGLAAAVRDVEVARPTAVNLARGVRRAAARLEDGFDGVLAEACAVRDEEIAASAAMAALGADLMVDLCGGPPRVLTHCNTGGLAAVVGGTALGVVVELQRRGSLAGVIASETRPLLQGARLTAWELEQAGIEFRVAVDSAGPFLLARGEADAVILGADRICANGDVINKVGTYAHALGARRAGVPFVVVAPETTVDLDTPDGAAVEIEDRGAAEVTAYWAAVNPAFDVTPHDLVTAIVTDRRVIRLDRGEKP from the coding sequence ATGCGGACCATTGACTGGGTGGACGGGGCCGTCGAGCTCATCGATCAGACCGCTCTCCCCGGTGAGCTGCGTATCCTCCGCGTCACCTCGGTCGCCGACCTGGTCGCCGCGATCCGGTCGTTGGCAGTGCGGGGTGCCCCGGCGCTCGGGGTGGCCGGCGCCTTCGGGGTCGTGCTCGCGGCGCGGGAGTTCGCCGATGACCCGGCGGGGCTCGCCGCGGCCGTACGCGATGTCGAAGTGGCCCGGCCCACCGCCGTGAACCTCGCCCGCGGGGTGCGCAGGGCCGCCGCGCGGCTCGAGGACGGGTTCGACGGCGTCCTCGCCGAGGCGTGCGCGGTGCGCGACGAGGAGATCGCCGCGTCCGCCGCGATGGCCGCGCTCGGCGCCGACCTCATGGTGGATCTGTGCGGCGGGCCGCCCCGGGTGCTGACCCACTGCAACACCGGCGGGCTGGCCGCGGTGGTCGGCGGGACCGCCCTCGGGGTGGTGGTGGAGCTGCAGCGGCGTGGCTCCCTGGCCGGGGTGATCGCCAGCGAGACCCGGCCGTTGCTGCAGGGCGCCCGGCTCACCGCCTGGGAGCTGGAGCAGGCCGGGATCGAGTTCCGGGTCGCGGTGGACTCGGCCGGCCCGTTCCTGCTGGCCCGCGGGGAGGCGGACGCGGTGATCCTCGGCGCCGACCGTATCTGCGCCAACGGTGACGTCATCAACAAGGTCGGCACGTACGCCCACGCCCTCGGCGCGCGGCGTGCCGGTGTGCCGTTCGTGGTGGTCGCGCCGGAGACGACCGTCGACCTGGACACCCCGGACGGCGCCGCGGTGGAGATCGAGGACCGGGGGGCGGCGGAGGTGACGGCGTACTGGGCGGCGGTCAACCCGGCGTTCGACGTGACCCCGCACGACCTGGTCACGGCGATCGTCACGGACCGGCGGGTGATCCGGCTGGACCGGGGCGAGAAGCCCTGA
- a CDS encoding M23 family metallopeptidase, with protein MTVTALSLAACGTPGDGPSTAATPQFVEPTATTAAPVESAAPPAAAGKVVTPATPSKTPAKPRATAPLSVRYVFPVKASNVAYHPTHSKYPATDIFADCGEKVVATTSGVVLEISLKDEYVKGRPDGPLNGGLSVSLLGDDGVRYYGSHLSKVLTGIKKGVRVKAGQQLGKVGHTGNANGVCHLHYGISPPCARVGDWKVRRGVIWPAPYLDSWRKNGNKSPVAKVKAWKNAHNCQA; from the coding sequence TTGACCGTCACCGCGCTCTCGCTCGCCGCCTGCGGCACGCCGGGCGACGGGCCGTCGACGGCCGCGACGCCGCAGTTCGTGGAGCCCACTGCGACCACCGCGGCGCCCGTGGAGTCCGCGGCCCCGCCCGCCGCCGCCGGTAAGGTCGTCACGCCCGCGACGCCGTCGAAGACGCCGGCCAAGCCGCGGGCGACCGCCCCGCTGAGCGTGAGGTACGTCTTCCCGGTGAAGGCGTCGAACGTGGCGTACCACCCGACGCACTCGAAGTATCCGGCGACCGACATCTTCGCCGACTGCGGCGAGAAGGTCGTGGCGACGACCAGCGGCGTGGTGCTCGAGATCAGCCTCAAGGACGAGTACGTGAAGGGCCGCCCCGACGGTCCGCTGAACGGCGGCCTGTCGGTCTCGCTGCTCGGCGACGACGGCGTGCGCTACTACGGATCGCACCTGAGCAAGGTTCTGACGGGCATCAAGAAGGGCGTCCGGGTCAAGGCGGGCCAGCAGCTCGGCAAGGTCGGCCACACCGGCAACGCCAACGGCGTCTGCCACCTGCACTACGGCATCTCGCCGCCGTGCGCGCGGGTCGGCGACTGGAAGGTGCGCCGCGGCGTGATCTGGCCTGCGCCGTACCTGGACTCCTGGCGCAAGAACGGCAACAAGAGCCCGGTCGCGAAGGTCAAGGCCTGGAAGAACGCCCACAACTGCCAAGCCTGA
- a CDS encoding PQQ-like beta-propeller repeat protein, protein MMVLGALVVAVTTVAGPAQAAPSQSSDVVPGFNGTVRAVAYSGGTIYVGGDFTSAVVKGKSIARTRLAAVNAYTGELLPWAPTADARVKAIAVSGSSVYIGGEFTYVSGQKRDSLARLDATSGAVSSTFKHAIDGKPYALAAANGRLYVGGTITKVSGQVRTRLAAFDLLTGALDGSWKPTVDDQVETFATASGRVYVGGKFHKVNSTSGYDRLVALNPTSGAIVTGFKPKPAVIVFGIAVTADSVYTAHGGQGGTATAYTLSGGKRWSATFDGDAQAITSLGDTVYVGGHFDNACRTARTGTQGVCLDGSDPRVKLAALDVADGHLRDWTANANGIEGVLTMAVNPGLGAFAAGGAFTTINGVSQKRLAQFR, encoded by the coding sequence ATGATGGTACTCGGGGCGCTGGTCGTGGCGGTCACCACGGTCGCCGGGCCGGCGCAGGCCGCGCCGTCGCAGTCCTCGGACGTGGTGCCCGGCTTCAACGGGACGGTACGGGCGGTCGCGTACTCGGGCGGCACGATCTACGTGGGCGGCGACTTCACGTCGGCGGTGGTCAAGGGCAAGAGCATCGCCCGGACCCGGCTGGCGGCGGTGAACGCGTACACCGGCGAGCTCCTGCCGTGGGCGCCCACGGCGGACGCCCGGGTCAAGGCGATCGCGGTCAGCGGGTCGAGTGTGTACATCGGCGGCGAGTTCACGTACGTCAGCGGGCAGAAGCGGGACAGCCTCGCCCGGCTCGACGCCACCAGCGGCGCGGTCTCCAGCACGTTCAAGCACGCGATCGACGGCAAGCCGTACGCCCTCGCCGCCGCGAACGGCCGGCTGTACGTCGGCGGCACGATCACCAAGGTCAGCGGCCAGGTGCGGACCCGGCTCGCCGCCTTCGACCTGCTCACCGGCGCGCTGGACGGCAGCTGGAAGCCGACGGTCGACGACCAGGTGGAGACGTTCGCCACGGCGTCCGGCCGGGTCTACGTCGGCGGCAAGTTCCACAAGGTCAACAGCACCAGCGGGTACGACCGCCTCGTCGCCCTCAACCCCACGTCGGGCGCGATCGTCACCGGGTTCAAGCCGAAGCCGGCCGTCATCGTGTTCGGCATCGCGGTCACGGCGGACAGCGTCTACACCGCGCACGGCGGCCAGGGCGGTACGGCGACCGCGTACACCCTCAGCGGCGGCAAGCGGTGGAGCGCGACGTTCGACGGCGACGCTCAGGCGATCACCAGCCTCGGCGACACCGTCTACGTCGGCGGGCACTTCGACAACGCGTGCCGCACCGCGCGTACCGGAACCCAGGGCGTCTGCCTCGACGGCTCGGACCCGCGGGTCAAGCTCGCGGCCCTGGACGTCGCCGACGGCCACCTGCGCGACTGGACCGCCAACGCCAACGGCATCGAGGGTGTGCTCACCATGGCCGTCAACCCGGGGCTCGGGGCGTTCGCCGCGGGCGGCGCCTTCACCACGATCAACGGCGTGAGCCAGAAACGCCTCGCGCAGTTCCGCTGA
- a CDS encoding prephenate dehydrogenase — MNVAVIGLGLIGGSLLRALAARGHHVTGYDVSEATRHAAAEAAAEPGADGLGWRVAADIPDAVADAELVVLAVPLPALPVVTADLAGFTGLITDVTSVKGPVRDLLKGRRYVGGHPMAGKESSSFLASDPDLFDGCAWVLCLEPGETELDDWLRLAALYTSIGARVVPATADEHDEAVARISHVPHLLAAALSGLIEGNPLAGALAAGSFRDGTRVAATRAELIAAMCGGNAAAVRRVLAEVLDRLEACDAELASPDPVAALTSSLRRPGELRRAWPVAGGVTVRVDREAGALLNLGRAGGWLTDAGPDLVGQRPGTDRNDS, encoded by the coding sequence GTGAACGTCGCGGTCATCGGTCTCGGTCTCATCGGCGGCTCCCTCCTGCGCGCCCTCGCGGCCCGCGGCCACCACGTCACCGGCTATGACGTCAGCGAGGCGACCCGCCACGCAGCGGCCGAGGCGGCGGCGGAGCCGGGTGCCGACGGGCTCGGCTGGCGCGTCGCGGCTGACATCCCGGACGCCGTCGCGGACGCCGAGCTCGTGGTGCTCGCCGTGCCACTGCCCGCGCTGCCGGTCGTCACGGCGGATCTCGCCGGGTTCACCGGGCTCATCACCGACGTCACCTCGGTCAAGGGCCCGGTGCGCGACCTGCTGAAGGGCCGCCGGTACGTCGGCGGCCACCCGATGGCCGGCAAGGAGTCGTCCAGCTTCCTCGCCTCCGACCCGGATCTCTTCGACGGCTGCGCGTGGGTCCTGTGCCTGGAGCCGGGCGAGACGGAGCTCGACGACTGGCTGCGCCTCGCCGCCCTGTACACCTCGATCGGGGCGCGGGTCGTGCCGGCCACGGCGGACGAGCACGACGAGGCCGTGGCCCGGATCAGCCACGTGCCGCACCTGCTGGCCGCCGCGCTGAGCGGCCTGATCGAGGGCAATCCGCTGGCCGGGGCGCTGGCCGCCGGGTCGTTCCGGGACGGCACCCGGGTCGCGGCGACGCGCGCCGAGCTCATCGCGGCCATGTGCGGCGGCAACGCGGCGGCCGTACGCCGGGTTCTGGCCGAGGTGCTCGATCGCCTGGAGGCGTGCGACGCCGAGCTTGCGTCCCCGGACCCCGTGGCCGCCCTGACCTCGTCGTTGCGGCGGCCCGGTGAGCTGCGGCGGGCGTGGCCGGTCGCCGGTGGCGTGACCGTGCGGGTCGACCGCGAGGCCGGCGCCCTCCTGAACCTCGGCCGCGCGGGCGGCTGGCTCACCGATGCCGGCCCGGACCTCGTCGGGCAGCGGCCAGGAACTGACCGCAATGACTCCTAG
- a CDS encoding DinB family protein yields MPGQVGAISNEREGLLAYLAHMRYVLKLTAYGLTPEQLRATPAAGTLSVGGLIKHCSATEEGWIDTVRRQPQKVDYEAYNANFHLADDEPIEAVLAEYDRVAAKTEETVAGIDDLGQAVPVDHSVPWNPKDLDNWSVRWVLLHLIQETARHTGHADIIREAIDGGTAYPIMAAAENWPDSPWMQKWKPSGDQQA; encoded by the coding sequence ATGCCGGGTCAGGTCGGAGCCATCAGCAACGAACGCGAGGGTCTGCTCGCCTACCTCGCGCACATGCGGTACGTCCTCAAGCTCACCGCGTACGGCCTCACGCCGGAACAGCTCCGTGCCACGCCGGCGGCCGGCACCCTCAGCGTGGGCGGCCTCATCAAGCACTGCTCGGCCACCGAGGAGGGCTGGATCGACACCGTACGCCGGCAGCCGCAGAAGGTGGACTACGAGGCGTACAACGCGAACTTCCACCTCGCCGACGACGAGCCGATCGAGGCGGTCCTCGCCGAGTACGACCGCGTCGCGGCGAAGACGGAGGAGACGGTCGCCGGCATCGACGACCTCGGGCAGGCGGTGCCGGTGGACCACTCGGTGCCCTGGAACCCCAAGGACCTCGACAACTGGTCGGTGCGCTGGGTCCTGCTCCACCTCATCCAGGAGACGGCCCGCCACACCGGGCACGCCGACATCATCCGCGAGGCGATCGACGGCGGGACGGCGTACCCGATCATGGCGGCGGCGGAGAACTGGCCGGACAGCCCCTGGATGCAGAAGTGGAAGCCGTCCGGCGACCAGCAGGCCTGA
- a CDS encoding tRNA adenosine deaminase-associated protein: MSTFAAAVARGKNGWTASEVELTGAADIEEVVDRLRDAEPDAELSLLFVEADDQYLVILRLDEGEDLRIFGSDSAYADESRLGALLLADVEAPALEIDDLAAPPAGDDDEDDRPAADPDADPVGDVELLADLGISSHRLLALCGLEGMMPSDVTAEICQKLGCGDELEELRDA; this comes from the coding sequence GTGTCGACTTTCGCTGCCGCCGTCGCCCGGGGCAAGAACGGCTGGACGGCGTCCGAGGTGGAGCTCACCGGGGCGGCCGACATCGAGGAGGTCGTGGACCGGCTGCGTGACGCCGAGCCCGACGCCGAGCTGTCGCTGCTCTTCGTCGAGGCCGACGATCAGTATCTGGTGATCCTGCGGCTGGACGAGGGCGAGGATCTGCGGATCTTCGGGTCCGACTCGGCGTACGCCGACGAGTCGCGGCTCGGGGCGCTGCTGCTCGCCGACGTGGAGGCGCCGGCGTTGGAGATCGACGACCTGGCCGCGCCGCCGGCCGGGGACGACGACGAGGACGACCGGCCCGCCGCCGACCCCGACGCCGACCCGGTCGGGGACGTGGAGCTCCTCGCCGACCTCGGCATCAGCTCGCACCGGCTGCTGGCGCTCTGCGGGCTCGAGGGCATGATGCCCTCCGACGTGACCGCCGAGATCTGCCAGAAGCTCGGCTGCGGGGACGAGCTGGAAGAGCTGCGCGACGCGTGA
- a CDS encoding nucleoside deaminase, with the protein MRRALSAAAASPEDVPVGAVVYDPSGTELAAAGNEREAAGDPTAHAEVLALRRAAEVAGTWRLDGCTLVVTLEPCTMCAGALVLARIDTLVFGAWEPKTGAVGSLWDVVRDRRLNHRPEVYPGVLEAECSALMRDFFRG; encoded by the coding sequence ATGCGGCGGGCCCTGTCCGCCGCCGCCGCGTCCCCGGAGGACGTGCCGGTGGGCGCGGTCGTCTACGACCCGTCCGGTACGGAGCTGGCCGCCGCCGGCAACGAACGCGAGGCGGCCGGCGACCCGACCGCGCACGCGGAGGTCCTGGCGCTGCGCCGGGCCGCCGAGGTCGCCGGCACCTGGCGGCTCGACGGCTGCACGCTGGTGGTCACCCTGGAACCGTGCACGATGTGCGCCGGGGCGCTGGTGCTGGCCCGCATCGACACGCTCGTCTTCGGCGCGTGGGAGCCGAAGACGGGGGCGGTCGGGTCCCTCTGGGACGTGGTCCGCGACCGCCGCCTCAACCACCGGCCCGAGGTGTACCCGGGCGTCCTCGAAGCGGAATGCTCCGCCCTGATGCGCGACTTCTTCCGCGGCTGA
- the deoD gene encoding purine-nucleoside phosphorylase, protein MSVHIGAQPGDIAERVLLPGDPMRAKWIAETFLTDPVCYTQVRGMLGFTGTWQGVPVSVQGSGMGMPSASIYTHELINEYGVRSVIRIGSCGALAEDLHLGDVVAAIGSATDSNMNRVRFDGLVDYAPVADFGLLRTAAEVAERRGVDMRVGPILAADAFYTDRPDLYDSLADYGVLAVEMESAAIYTIAARYRAKALTILTVSDHIKRGEKMEAAQREQGFSDMVQIGLDTAIA, encoded by the coding sequence ATGAGTGTGCACATCGGCGCGCAGCCGGGCGACATCGCCGAGCGGGTTCTGCTTCCCGGGGATCCCATGCGGGCGAAGTGGATCGCCGAGACCTTTCTGACCGACCCCGTCTGCTACACGCAGGTGCGGGGCATGCTGGGCTTCACCGGCACGTGGCAGGGGGTGCCCGTCTCCGTGCAGGGGTCCGGCATGGGCATGCCGTCCGCCTCGATCTACACCCACGAGCTGATCAACGAGTACGGCGTCCGCTCCGTGATCCGGATCGGGTCGTGCGGCGCGCTCGCCGAGGATCTGCACCTGGGTGACGTCGTGGCCGCGATCGGGTCGGCGACGGACTCGAACATGAACCGGGTGCGGTTCGACGGGCTCGTCGACTACGCGCCGGTGGCCGACTTCGGGCTGCTGCGTACGGCCGCCGAGGTGGCCGAGCGGCGCGGTGTCGACATGCGGGTGGGTCCGATCCTGGCCGCGGACGCGTTCTACACCGACCGGCCCGACCTGTACGACTCGCTGGCCGACTACGGCGTGCTGGCCGTGGAGATGGAGTCGGCGGCCATCTACACGATCGCCGCCCGGTACCGCGCGAAGGCGCTGACCATCCTGACCGTCAGCGACCACATCAAGCGCGGCGAGAAGATGGAAGCGGCGCAGCGGGAGCAGGGCTTCTCCGACATGGTGCAGATCGGCCTGGACACCGCGATCGCCTGA
- a CDS encoding NUDIX hydrolase codes for MAIAVVLNEARVLLVCRRDADPGGLSWQFPAGIVKPGATPATIAIRETLAETGVHCSVRAELGSRVHPVTGVSAMYFFCDYLAGEVENRDVIENTDALWAPAADVTRFIPKQRIYAPILRVLEGEQ; via the coding sequence GTGGCGATCGCGGTCGTACTCAACGAAGCCAGAGTCCTGCTGGTATGCCGCCGCGATGCCGACCCAGGCGGGCTCTCATGGCAGTTCCCCGCCGGGATCGTCAAGCCCGGTGCAACCCCCGCAACGATTGCGATCCGCGAAACCCTCGCGGAAACGGGCGTCCATTGCTCCGTACGCGCTGAACTCGGCAGTCGCGTCCATCCGGTGACCGGCGTAAGCGCGATGTACTTCTTCTGCGACTACCTCGCCGGCGAGGTCGAGAACCGCGACGTCATCGAGAACACGGATGCCCTGTGGGCTCCGGCGGCAGACGTCACCCGATTCATCCCGAAGCAACGCATATACGCGCCGATCCTGCGCGTCTTGGAAGGGGAACAATGA
- a CDS encoding P-loop ATPase, Sll1717 family: MSGHATRSEAETFLYRYGFESDPFQLTNSDSEPLLDEYFVPPPFYSGVLGDPGAPVPIAVFAPRGTGKTAQRISVERRSQVHKEFLCVTYDEFWVASKKQLDEVSLASHLANLCTRLTIAALTELGGDPNRIRALNPHQKQVLLFSSRRFLGKLTQQQYEEALTSVKTLKDKAGEFWNRYGGLVANVVTALLKKVHLDGLTIPSELNKSLEREDSIEYLFKQLLGIIQALGYRSTYVLVDRVDELVSTAQDSQASWRLVQDLLVNLPVLETKGVGFKFFLWDQLREHFLAEGGRPDRVRTYELKWSTAELTTMLRRRLSAYSTGKVGNLNYLLDPNVALDVEALVVNLAAGSPRDMVRICKAIIDEGTRISAPENGLHLSHVLDGVRSFSREYADLVCAGRLPELRKIGAVTFTINQLASDVFNVSENAARSKVQKWQDAGLVHKVDERPNRVNRPLHVYSVRDPRVAIACCEGFDLELVLDNYLYICSNCDGLIISSDNKFRCPECDHMQSIDSCKSLWSVC, translated from the coding sequence ATGAGTGGTCACGCCACAAGATCAGAGGCAGAGACTTTCCTGTACAGGTACGGGTTCGAGAGTGATCCGTTCCAGCTGACCAACTCGGACTCCGAGCCGCTCCTTGACGAGTACTTCGTCCCGCCGCCGTTCTACAGTGGCGTCCTAGGCGATCCCGGCGCACCAGTGCCCATAGCTGTTTTCGCGCCGCGAGGGACAGGCAAAACTGCCCAGCGGATCTCAGTCGAGCGTCGGAGTCAAGTACACAAAGAGTTCCTTTGCGTAACGTATGACGAGTTCTGGGTCGCTAGCAAGAAACAGCTAGACGAAGTCAGCCTAGCGTCACATCTCGCGAATCTCTGCACTCGGCTTACAATCGCTGCTCTAACCGAGCTGGGTGGCGATCCTAATCGCATAAGGGCTCTAAATCCGCACCAAAAGCAAGTCCTACTATTCTCTTCTCGCCGGTTTCTGGGAAAGCTGACACAGCAGCAATACGAGGAAGCGCTTACCTCCGTAAAAACACTTAAAGATAAAGCAGGTGAGTTTTGGAATCGCTACGGTGGCCTCGTGGCGAACGTCGTTACAGCCCTTCTCAAGAAGGTGCATCTGGATGGCCTAACAATCCCCTCTGAACTAAACAAGAGCCTTGAGCGAGAAGATTCTATTGAATACCTCTTCAAGCAGCTGCTTGGCATCATTCAGGCCCTGGGATACAGGTCGACATATGTTCTCGTGGACAGAGTTGACGAGCTGGTCTCGACAGCGCAGGACAGTCAGGCCTCCTGGCGACTAGTGCAAGACCTGCTAGTAAATCTCCCAGTGCTTGAAACGAAGGGTGTTGGCTTCAAGTTCTTCCTCTGGGACCAACTACGTGAGCACTTCTTGGCAGAGGGTGGGCGACCGGACAGAGTTCGCACCTACGAGCTCAAATGGTCTACTGCAGAGTTGACCACGATGCTGCGAAGGCGACTGTCGGCCTATTCGACGGGCAAGGTCGGTAACTTGAACTATCTCCTTGACCCCAATGTCGCCCTCGATGTGGAGGCGCTCGTCGTCAATCTCGCGGCTGGCTCACCTCGCGACATGGTCAGGATCTGCAAGGCAATCATTGATGAAGGAACGAGAATTTCGGCGCCTGAAAATGGCCTTCATTTAAGCCATGTACTTGACGGCGTTCGGTCTTTCTCGCGAGAATATGCAGATTTGGTGTGTGCGGGTCGCCTCCCGGAACTTCGAAAGATTGGGGCCGTCACATTCACCATTAACCAGTTGGCCAGCGACGTCTTCAACGTTAGCGAGAATGCTGCTCGAAGTAAGGTTCAGAAGTGGCAAGACGCTGGCTTGGTACACAAAGTAGATGAACGACCTAACCGCGTTAACAGGCCCTTGCACGTATACTCCGTACGAGATCCCCGGGTGGCTATCGCTTGTTGTGAAGGATTCGATCTCGAACTAGTACTCGACAACTACCTATACATCTGCTCTAACTGCGACGGTCTGATCATTTCGAGCGACAATAAATTTAGGTGTCCGGAGTGTGACCACATGCAGTCAATCGACAGTTGCAAGTCGCTTTGGTCAGTCTGCTAA
- a CDS encoding MarR family winged helix-turn-helix transcriptional regulator, with protein MSVDRGAALYGLLRHVRPLTLNSARVVEAALRPYQLTVGMRAVLEVLSETGPATVPAIAARLDLARQGVQRHVDDLIRLGHVEIRPNPAHRRSVLVALTPPGAEVFARIHADDLRHLAAMAPECTPDDIATAAKVLQALGRDVRKRAAE; from the coding sequence ATGTCCGTCGACCGGGGCGCCGCGCTGTACGGCCTGCTGCGCCACGTCCGCCCGCTCACGCTCAACTCCGCCCGGGTGGTCGAGGCGGCGCTGCGGCCGTACCAGCTGACCGTCGGCATGCGGGCGGTCCTGGAGGTCCTGTCCGAGACCGGCCCGGCGACCGTACCGGCCATCGCCGCCCGGCTCGATCTCGCGCGGCAGGGCGTTCAGCGCCACGTCGACGATCTGATCCGGCTCGGACACGTCGAGATCCGCCCCAACCCGGCCCACCGGCGGTCCGTCCTCGTTGCCCTCACCCCGCCGGGCGCCGAGGTCTTCGCCCGCATCCACGCCGACGACCTGCGCCACCTCGCGGCGATGGCGCCGGAGTGCACCCCCGACGACATCGCCACCGCGGCCAAGGTGTTGCAGGCACTGGGTCGCGACGTACGGAAGCGGGCCGCCGAATGA